The following proteins are co-located in the Parafannyhessea umbonata genome:
- the ettA gene encoding energy-dependent translational throttle protein EttA — MAEFIYQMEKVRKAFDGKVILDDVTMGFFPGAKIGVVGPNGMGKSTLLKIMAGIEDISNGEARLSPGYSVGILLQEPPLDDTKTVKQNIEMAFGDVIAKVNRFNQIGEEMGDPDADFDALMAEMGELQNQIDTANGWDIDSQLSQAMDALQCPDGDESVEHLSGGERRRVALCKLLLEAPDLLLLDEPTNHLDAESVLWLEQFLKNYQGAVLAVTHDRYFLDNVAEWICEVDRGTLYPYKGNYSTYLETKSARLEMESKQNAKRAKKMRDELAWVRSSQKARQAKSKARLAAYEEMEAAAARAEKVDYTDIHLPVGPRLGNKVLEANHLHKAFGDRVLIDDLSFSLPRNGIVGVIGPNGVGKSTLFKMIVGQEPVSSGSLELGETVKLSYVDQNREGLDPQKTVWEVVSGGNDYITVGKQEIPSRAYVSAFGFKGTDQQKRAGVLSGGERNRLNLALTLRQGGNLVLLDEPTNDLDTETLESLEEALLEFPGCCVITSHDRWFMDRICTHILAWEGTDENPGAWHWFEGNFEDYQKDRVKRLGPDLSKPHRLHRKLTRD; from the coding sequence ATGGCAGAGTTCATCTACCAGATGGAGAAGGTCCGCAAGGCGTTCGACGGCAAGGTCATCCTGGACGACGTGACCATGGGCTTCTTCCCCGGCGCCAAGATCGGCGTCGTGGGCCCCAACGGCATGGGCAAGTCCACGCTGCTGAAGATCATGGCCGGGATCGAGGACATCAGCAACGGCGAGGCGCGCCTCTCGCCCGGCTACTCCGTGGGCATCCTGCTGCAGGAGCCGCCGCTGGACGATACCAAGACCGTGAAGCAGAACATCGAGATGGCGTTTGGCGACGTGATCGCCAAGGTCAACCGCTTCAACCAGATTGGCGAGGAGATGGGCGACCCCGACGCGGACTTCGACGCGCTCATGGCCGAGATGGGCGAGCTCCAGAACCAGATCGACACCGCGAACGGCTGGGACATCGACAGCCAGCTCTCGCAGGCAATGGACGCGCTGCAGTGCCCCGACGGCGACGAGTCCGTCGAGCACCTCTCCGGCGGGGAGCGCCGTCGCGTCGCGCTGTGCAAGCTGCTGCTCGAGGCGCCGGACCTGCTGCTTCTGGACGAGCCCACCAACCACCTGGACGCGGAGTCCGTGCTGTGGCTGGAGCAGTTCCTCAAGAACTACCAGGGCGCCGTGCTCGCCGTCACGCACGACCGCTACTTCCTGGACAACGTGGCGGAGTGGATCTGCGAGGTCGATCGCGGCACGCTGTACCCGTACAAGGGCAACTACTCCACGTACCTGGAGACGAAGTCCGCCCGCCTGGAGATGGAGTCCAAGCAGAACGCGAAGCGTGCGAAGAAGATGCGTGACGAGCTTGCGTGGGTGCGCAGCTCGCAGAAGGCCCGCCAGGCGAAGAGCAAGGCCCGCCTCGCCGCGTACGAGGAGATGGAGGCCGCGGCGGCGCGCGCCGAGAAGGTCGACTACACCGACATCCACCTTCCCGTGGGTCCGCGCCTGGGCAACAAGGTGCTGGAGGCAAACCACCTGCACAAGGCCTTTGGCGACCGCGTCCTCATAGACGATCTGAGCTTCAGCCTCCCGCGCAACGGCATCGTGGGCGTCATCGGCCCCAACGGCGTGGGCAAGTCGACCCTGTTCAAGATGATCGTGGGGCAGGAGCCCGTGAGCTCCGGCTCGCTCGAGTTGGGCGAGACGGTGAAGCTCTCCTACGTGGACCAGAACCGCGAGGGGCTCGACCCGCAGAAGACGGTGTGGGAGGTCGTGAGCGGCGGCAACGACTACATCACCGTGGGTAAGCAGGAGATTCCGAGCCGCGCGTACGTAAGCGCGTTCGGCTTCAAGGGAACCGACCAGCAGAAGCGCGCCGGCGTGCTTTCCGGCGGCGAGAGGAACAGGCTGAACCTGGCCCTGACCCTGCGCCAGGGCGGAAACCTGGTGCTCCTTGACGAGCCGACGAACGACCTCGACACCGAGACCCTGGAGAGCCTGGAGGAGGCGCTCTTGGAGTTTCCCGGCTGCTGCGTGATTACGAGCCACGACCGCTGGTTCATGGACCGCATCTGCACGCACATCCTTGCGTGGGAGGGAACGGACGAGAACCCCGGCGCGTGGCACTGGTTCGAGGGCAACTTCGAGGACTACCAGAAGGACCGCGTGAAGCGCCTGGGACCCGACCTCTCCAAGCCGCACCGCCTGCACCGCAAGCTGACGCGCGACTAG